A window of Solea solea chromosome 18, fSolSol10.1, whole genome shotgun sequence contains these coding sequences:
- the ncmap gene encoding noncompact myelin-associated protein isoform X2 yields the protein MQTSTVSPVTNTTLPQNTTAVTKSQEQILIQSSGAMIAVIVIGIILILAILLIILKTYNRFTHTSRILGSNSGSKQRGKMSQSTGQSNVPLNAMGINSVAEGITTLSPISENGFQLPRAELSSVEGNHLEQFSTTSSSTVVTIHDSPPLENT from the exons ATGCAAACTTCAACTGTATCACCTGTGACCAACACTACGCTACCTCAAAACACCACCGCCGTCACAAAGTCCCAAGAACAAATACTTATACAGA GTTCTGGGGCTATGATTGCTGTCATCGTCATCGGTATCATCCTCATTCTCGCCATTCTACTCATCATCCTGAAGACATACAACAG GTTTACACATACATCCAGAATCCTGGGGTCCAACAGTGGCTCCAAACAACGTGGGAAGATGTCACAATCCACCGGTCAGAGCAACGTGCCGCTGAACGCCATGGGAATCAACTCGGTGGCGGAGGGCATCACCACCTTGAGCCCTATCTCAGAGAACGGCTTCCAGCTGCCCAGAGCAGAGTTGAGCAGCGTGGAGGGAAACCACCTGGAGCAGTTcagcaccaccagcagctcCACCGTGGTCACCATACACGACTCGCCGCCACTGGAGAACACATAG
- the tmem234 gene encoding transmembrane protein 234 isoform X1, protein MVTVVDLLSLLLVSVLWGCTNPFLKRGTEGIENVAETNRVSQLLAEVKFLFLNVKYLVPFLLNQSGSLIYYYTLSTTELSVVVPVANSLTFLCTLLTGKLLGEEFGGKSAVAGMFLTMAGVTLCIISSITDNDNTGMQNMTQSVR, encoded by the exons ATGGTGACCGTAG TGGATCTGCTGAGTCTGCTGCTGGTGTCAGTGCTGTGGGGCTGCACCAACCCTTTCCTAAAAAGAGGAACAGAGGGCATAGAAAATGTGGCAGAGACCAACAGAGTGTCTCAGCTCCTGGCTGAAGTCAAGTTTCTGTTTCTTAACGTCAAG TACCTGGTCCCCTTTCTCTTGAACCAGAGTGGCTCCCTGATCTACTATTATACTCTTTCCACCACAG AGTTATCGGTTGTTGTTCCAGTGGCCAACTCGCTCACATTCCTTTGCACTCTGCTCACCGGCAAGTTACTGGGTGAAGAGTTCGGAGGCAAAA GTGCTGTCGCAGGAATGTTTCTCACCATGGCTGGGGTCACTCTGTGTATTATAAGCTCCATCACTGACAATGACAACACTGGGATGCAGAATATGACTCAGTCTGTGCGCTGA
- the tmem234 gene encoding transmembrane protein 234 isoform X2, whose amino-acid sequence MVTVVDLLSLLLVSVLWGCTNPFLKRGTEGIENVAETNRVSQLLAEVKFLFLNVKYLVPFLLNQSGSLIYYYTLSTTELSVVVPVANSLTFLCTLLTGKLLGEEFGGKRSNALTHRHASCIAPQQPQHWHVRL is encoded by the exons ATGGTGACCGTAG TGGATCTGCTGAGTCTGCTGCTGGTGTCAGTGCTGTGGGGCTGCACCAACCCTTTCCTAAAAAGAGGAACAGAGGGCATAGAAAATGTGGCAGAGACCAACAGAGTGTCTCAGCTCCTGGCTGAAGTCAAGTTTCTGTTTCTTAACGTCAAG TACCTGGTCCCCTTTCTCTTGAACCAGAGTGGCTCCCTGATCTACTATTATACTCTTTCCACCACAG AGTTATCGGTTGTTGTTCCAGTGGCCAACTCGCTCACATTCCTTTGCACTCTGCTCACCGGCAAGTTACTGGGTGAAGAGTTCGGAGGCAAAA GATcaaacgctctcacacacagacatgcttcCTGCATTGCtccacagcaaccacaacacTGGCATGTAAGACTTTAA
- the dcdc2b gene encoding doublecortin domain-containing protein 2B has translation MAASTAATTLLPPVKSVLVYRNGDPFYGGRRFVVNQRQVATMEAFLNEVTENIGAPLAVRTLYTPRQGHKVTHLQDLQTGSQYVAAGFEKFKKLDYLNVGAKKHPAAREEIQAKVTQRPNVSAKWRKFIPVPCVIHVFRNGDLLCPPFRFLIPRSMQQDLEQILSMVTEKVCLRTGAVRRLCSLEGVTVSSAGELETGHCYVAVGTERFKKLPYVELWVSKATERYYQGKRRLLRRTENRKAGSGPADQYSDSALLNSPDSDGRRVKSTGDEAAPPQAPQQRSRRQEADEAFAFFARPVKIRKNRGLSRLQLTGSVQPSVFKGAGRKRREEARGAEEVQEDENTATELPVDQRVAEIVENEEVVNRADEPLRSKQQEQSCEQNGVEHSENWTDTSAAELQEPEQKHTSPRPSSITSQGGNWEEKDKPQEVPSNTVEQNHRQNDE, from the exons ATGGCTGCCAGCACTGCAGCCACAACTCTGCTGCCGCCTGTGAAGAGCGTGTTGGTGTACAGGAATGGCGACCCCTTCTACGGTGGCCGGAGGTTTGTGGTCAACCAGCGGCAAGTGGCCACTATGGAGGCTTTTCTAAACGAAGTGACCGAGAACATTGGTGCGCCGCTCGCCGTCAGGACCCTGTACACCCCCAGGCAGGGCCACAAGGTCACACACCTCCAGGACCTTCAGACAGGATCCCAGTACGTTGCCGCTGGATTTGAAAAGTTCAAGAAGCTGGA CTACCTGAACGTAGGAGCAAAAAAGCACCCTGCTGCCCGTGAAGAAATCCAG GCTAAAGTAACCCAGAGGCCAAATGTCTCCGCGAAATGGAGGAAGTTTATACCTGTGCCTTGTGTTATACA CGTTTTCCGTAATGGAGATCTCCTGTGTCCGCCGTTTCGATTCCTTATTCCTCGAAGCATGCAGCAGGACCTGGAGCAGATTCTGAGTATGGTCACAGAGAAGGTCTGCTTACGAACTGGAGCTGTGCGCAG GTTGTGTTCCTTGGAAGGGGTGACTGTGTCCTCAGCTGGGGAGCTGGAGACTGGCCACTGCTATGTTGCCGTGGGAACCGAGAGGTTCAAGAAACTTCCATATGTGGAGCTGTGGGTCTCAAAAGCGACGGAGAG ATATTACCAAGGAAAGAGACGACTGCTAAGGAGAACGGAG AACAGGAAAGCAGGGAGCGGTCCAGCAGATCAGTACAGCGACTCAGCTCTCCTCAATTCACCAGAt TCAGATGGCCGGAGGGTGAAGTCAACAGGAGATGAGGCTGCACCTCCACAAGCCCCacagcagaggagcaggagaCAGGAAGCAGATGAGGCCTTTGCATTCTTCGCCAGGCCGGTCAAAATCCGCAAGAACAGAGGACTGTCGAGACTACAACTCACAGGATCTG tccAGCCCAGCGTATTTAAAGGAGCCGGAcggaagagaagagaggaggcacGAGGAGCTGAGGAGGTGCAGGAGGATGAAAATACAGCCACGGAGCTTCCCGTTGACCAG AGAGTTGCAGAAATAGTGGAGAATGAAGAAGTCGTCAACCGCGCAGACGAGCCTCTCCGCAGCAAACAGCAG gaacaGTCGTGTGAACAAAACGGTGTAGAACATTCCGAAAACTGGACAGACACGTCTGCTGCTGAACTACAG GAACCAGAACAAAAGCACACGTCTCCAAGACCTTCATCAATCACCTCGCAGGGAGGGAACTGGGAAGAAAAG GACAAACCACAGGAAGTCCCGTCAAATACAGTGGAACAGAACCACCGTCAGAACGACGAGTGA
- the iqcc gene encoding IQ domain-containing protein C, with protein sequence MDWSKLDKTLVQFQARARGYLLRKELARAREDFEDIVKEIDGDLTHVQWKDTIIIATPHFTDTDDPFPPSSDVSLPSDPGLDVSARPQSPAASAASLSSDRGGDQTLLSQRTEAERDDSETNSKPHLSRDVEDARQKDQEEDKDGGLMESTGNSTTIWSSLELDVSNSHHHQGLRQYCSAQEVPCTPEALRLHRNALTMELVWLQQAIDSRKKYLSLKDRLTMS encoded by the exons ATGGACTGGAGTAAACTGGACAAGACACTCGTCCAGTTTCAG GCACGTGCACGTGGATATTTGTTGAGAAAGGAATTGGCCCGTGCGCGAGAAGACTTTGAAGACATCGTGAAAGAGATCGATGGAGACTTGACACACGTGCAGTGGAAGGACACGATTATTATCGCCACACCCCACTTCACTGACACT GACGACCCATTTCCGCCCAGCAGTGATGTGAGTTTGCCTTCAGATCCAGGGCTAGATGTCAGTGCCAGGCCTCAGAGCCCGGCAGCATCGGCAGCATCCTTATCGTCGGACAGAGGGGGTGATCAGACTCTCCTCTCACAGAGGACAGAAGCTGAGAGGGATGATTCAGAAACCAACAGCAAACCCCATCTTTCAAGAGATGTGGAGGATGCCAGACAGAAGGACCAGGAGGAAGATAAAGATGGAGGACTGATGGAGAGCACAGGAAACTCCACCACCATCTGGAGCAGTTTGGAGCTGGATGTGAGCAACAGTCACCATCACCAGG GTCTCCGGCAGTACTGCTCGGCTCAGGAGGTGCCCTGCACACCGGAGGCCTTGCGTCTCCATAGAAACGCGCTGACCATGGAGCTGGTCTGGCTACAACAGGCCATTGACAGCAGGAAAAAG TATTTGTCTCTGAAGGACAGACTGACCATGTCCTGA
- the soul3 gene encoding heme-binding protein soul3, which produces MDRGGCQMSGGGGGGGGGGGTDGSGGDRGGMITLEDLESFSEDRMSDSGNGSLEEEAEITQEDDDRLLHYWQDVARGHQVEVAQDMAQPIQQLTSNNEGRSNREHIPFNVLGRREKCGKLLYEKRHYEKGHWACITLREDTYEQSICYGFMRIMKYICQQNSLGDYLGMTLPIVTVVRTNENHSVISHEITVAYYLPIEHQAQPPQPSDGEIFIDVWPPMIVYTRAFTGPTNEVTIVNQIDALAELLDTPDACVNDSFMVAGYTNPAHSNRQNEIWFLERH; this is translated from the exons ATGGACCGAGGTGGCTGTCAGatgagcggcggcggcggcggcggcggtggtggtggtggtactGACGGCAGCGGGGGCGACAGAGGTGGGATGATCACGCTGGAGGATCTGGAGTCTTTCTCCGAAGATCGAATGTCAGACTCGGGCAACGGCAGCCtggaagaggaggcagagatCACGCAGGAAGACGACGACCGGCTGCTGCATTACTGGCAGGACGTGGCCAGGGGACACCAGGTGGAAGTTGCTCAAG ATATGGCACAACCCATTCAGCAGCTAACCAGCAACAACGAAGGACGCAGCAATAGGGAGCACATCCCTTTCAACGTCCTTGGACGAAGAGAAAAG tgtgggAAACTGCTTTATGAGAAACGCCACTATGAAAAGGGCCACTGGGCTTGTATAACCCTGCGTGAGGACACTTATGAGCAGAGCATCTGTTATGGTTTTATGAGGATAATGAAATATATCTGCCAGCAGAATTCCTTAG GTGACTACTTGGGCATGACCCTCCCTATCGTGACAGTCGTGCGCACAAATGAGAACCATTCTGTGATCTCCCATGAGATCACTGTGGCATACTACCTTCCTATTGAGCATCAGGCCCAGCCCCCACAGCCTTCTGACGGCGAGATCTTCATAGATGTTTGGCCCCCAATGATCGTATACACAAG GGCCTTTACTGGTCCCACCAATGAAGTGACCATCGTCAACCAGATCGATGCCCTGGCAGAGCTGCTGGACACTCCTGATGCTTGTGTCAACGACTCGTTCATGGTGGCTGGCTACACCAACCCTGCTCACAGCAACCGTCAGAATGAGATCTGGTTCCTGGAGCGACACTGA